Proteins co-encoded in one Kribbella qitaiheensis genomic window:
- a CDS encoding lanthionine synthetase LanC family protein — MSVGVTDGQGFIVPRYIPDEESNEDKYTYNWCHGASGTSLLFLALDHAGVMEIAGESPLRWHRRCLHSVRTSGLPARVSPGFWDNDGRCCGTAGVGDIFLDSWLRSGEKDDLNFALQLADTLVERVVRDGPYAYWRFVEHKAEEPLLPPGIGWMQGAAGIATFLFRASRLTIEGPAATAIPRMETWWALPS; from the coding sequence GTGTCGGTCGGTGTAACCGACGGCCAGGGTTTCATCGTTCCGCGGTACATCCCGGACGAGGAGTCGAACGAGGACAAGTACACCTACAACTGGTGCCACGGGGCTTCGGGGACGTCCCTGCTGTTCCTCGCACTGGACCACGCCGGGGTGATGGAAATCGCCGGAGAATCGCCGCTGCGCTGGCACCGTCGATGCCTGCACAGCGTCCGTACTTCGGGCCTGCCGGCGCGGGTCTCCCCGGGCTTCTGGGACAACGACGGGCGCTGCTGCGGTACTGCGGGGGTAGGCGACATCTTCCTGGACTCTTGGCTTCGGTCGGGCGAGAAGGACGATCTCAACTTCGCGCTACAGCTCGCGGACACGTTGGTCGAACGCGTCGTCCGGGACGGGCCGTATGCCTATTGGCGCTTCGTCGAGCACAAGGCGGAGGAGCCGCTGCTGCCGCCGGGAATCGGCTGGATGCAGGGAGCGGCCGGGATCGCCACGTTCCTGTTCCGCGCTAGCCGGTTGACGATCGAGGGGCCGGCCGCGACGGCGATTCCCCGGATGGAGACGTGGTGGGCCCTGCCCTCGTAG
- a CDS encoding DUF6886 family protein has translation MRPAAGEVLHFSEDPTIRRFSPHLAPTTVRTTPYVWAVGHDRAPDYWFPRQCPRAMAWVGPKTTDADRLRIIGDGSGTRVHAIEYGWLEAIRTVELYAYRLPAEPFEEADAAVVATADVEPLGPPERVGDLFELHAEAGIQLRVLPQLHDFWDAVVGSTLEFSGIRLRNAVPRPAQSSSDDTIGR, from the coding sequence ATGCGTCCGGCAGCTGGTGAAGTTCTGCATTTCTCCGAAGATCCGACCATTCGTCGGTTCAGCCCACATCTGGCCCCGACCACGGTGAGGACAACCCCGTACGTCTGGGCGGTCGGCCACGATCGTGCGCCCGACTACTGGTTCCCCCGGCAGTGCCCCCGCGCGATGGCGTGGGTCGGCCCGAAGACCACCGACGCCGACCGGCTCCGCATCATCGGCGACGGCAGCGGCACCCGCGTCCACGCGATCGAGTACGGCTGGCTCGAGGCAATCCGGACGGTCGAGCTGTACGCCTACCGGCTGCCGGCCGAGCCTTTCGAGGAAGCCGACGCCGCGGTCGTCGCGACCGCCGACGTGGAGCCACTGGGGCCTCCGGAGCGGGTCGGCGACCTGTTCGAGCTGCATGCCGAGGCCGGGATCCAGCTCCGCGTTCTGCCGCAGCTGCACGACTTCTGGGACGCCGTGGTCGGCAGCACGCTGGAGTTCAGCGGTATCCGGCTGCGCAACGCCGTACCGCGCCCTGCGCAGTCCTCGTCCGATGACACGATTGGTCGATGA
- a CDS encoding M23 family metallopeptidase: protein MTAALAAAAGAVGFSYSSLASPTQANSAINLAALNLGDNQLSEVTTARIERRQLATRDSSRVELTGADSNKKQAAADRFAKARAAKLDATRALTSKRAAALAAAKFAAENARTSATRCEMMISGYHITAGFGQAGGRWARNHTGTDFAAPVGTPIRSVMKGVVLSAEFAGAYGRQVRIRHEDGTETWYNHMSKFSVSVGETVYAGDQVGAVGVTGNTTGPHLHFEVRPDGGDPIDPMPWLRNHCGLKP, encoded by the coding sequence TTGACCGCAGCGCTCGCAGCTGCGGCTGGAGCTGTCGGCTTCAGTTACAGCTCGCTGGCCTCGCCCACCCAGGCGAACTCGGCGATCAACCTCGCCGCGCTGAATCTGGGCGACAACCAGCTCTCCGAGGTCACCACGGCCCGGATCGAGCGGCGCCAGCTGGCCACCCGCGACTCCTCCCGCGTCGAACTCACCGGCGCCGACTCGAACAAGAAGCAGGCCGCGGCCGACAGGTTCGCGAAGGCCCGGGCCGCCAAGCTCGACGCCACCCGGGCACTGACCTCCAAGCGCGCCGCGGCTCTGGCCGCCGCCAAGTTCGCGGCCGAGAACGCACGCACCTCCGCCACCCGCTGCGAAATGATGATCTCCGGCTACCACATCACCGCAGGCTTCGGTCAGGCCGGCGGCCGCTGGGCCCGCAACCACACCGGCACCGACTTCGCCGCCCCGGTCGGTACGCCGATCCGCTCGGTGATGAAGGGTGTCGTACTGAGCGCCGAGTTCGCCGGCGCCTACGGCCGGCAGGTCCGGATCCGGCACGAGGACGGTACCGAGACCTGGTACAACCACATGTCGAAGTTCAGCGTGTCCGTCGGCGAGACCGTGTACGCCGGCGACCAGGTCGGCGCGGTCGGCGTCACCGGCAACACCACCGGCCCGCACCTGCACTTCGAGGTCCGCCCCGACGGTGGCGACCCGATCGACCCGATGCCGTGGCTCCGCAACCACTGCGGCCTCAAGCCCTGA
- a CDS encoding esterase/lipase family protein has translation MSAEAVQPPENPAADLTEEATRSSIREALDGLKYGARSALSPRVIQGAAVEIGWITTHLAMYPLGLVGGSRHQADRLNLAGLTPAQRGLLVGDVEAAGTPILLAHGIIDNHTVFALMRRQLLRRGFTRIHTFSYSPLTLDVRSTAERLGAEIEKICEETGSEQIHVVGHSLGGLIARYYVQRLGGDQRVHTCVTLGTPHQGTVAARLLPWPLVKQLRPDSDLMAELAEPAPGCRTRFVAFYSDVDQLIVPQRRARLSHPDLTARNIRVNGVGHLSLPFHGEVVHQITGVLSHLDEQDTVA, from the coding sequence ATGAGCGCCGAAGCCGTCCAGCCACCGGAGAACCCGGCCGCTGACCTCACCGAAGAGGCCACCCGGAGCAGCATCCGGGAGGCGCTCGACGGACTCAAGTACGGCGCGCGCTCGGCGCTGTCGCCGCGAGTCATCCAAGGTGCCGCCGTCGAGATCGGCTGGATCACCACCCATCTGGCGATGTACCCGCTCGGCCTGGTCGGCGGCTCGCGGCACCAGGCCGACCGGCTCAACCTAGCCGGACTCACCCCGGCCCAGCGCGGTCTCCTGGTCGGCGACGTCGAGGCGGCCGGTACGCCGATCCTGCTCGCGCACGGGATCATCGACAACCACACCGTGTTCGCCCTGATGCGCCGCCAGTTGCTCCGGCGCGGCTTCACCCGGATCCACACCTTCTCCTACTCGCCGCTGACGCTCGACGTCCGCAGTACGGCCGAACGCCTCGGCGCCGAGATCGAGAAGATCTGCGAGGAGACCGGCTCCGAGCAGATCCACGTGGTCGGGCACAGCCTGGGCGGACTGATCGCGCGGTACTACGTCCAGCGGCTCGGCGGGGATCAGCGGGTGCACACCTGCGTGACGCTCGGGACGCCGCACCAGGGCACCGTGGCCGCGCGGCTGCTGCCCTGGCCGCTGGTGAAGCAGCTCCGGCCGGACAGCGACCTGATGGCCGAGCTGGCCGAGCCGGCGCCGGGCTGCCGGACCAGGTTCGTCGCGTTCTACAGCGACGTCGACCAGCTGATCGTGCCGCAGCGGCGGGCCCGGCTCAGTCATCCCGATCTCACCGCGCGCAACATCCGGGTCAACGGCGTCGGGCACCTGTCGCTGCCGTTCCACGGCGAAGTCGTCCACCAGATCACCGGCGTGCTGTCACATCTCGACGAACAGGACACAGTTGCCTAA
- a CDS encoding cobalamin B12-binding domain-containing protein: MSATSPLRVVVAKPGLDGHDRGAKVVARALRDAGMEVIYTGLHQTPEQIVETAIAEDADAIGMSVLSGAHMTLFKKVRELLTERDADDIVVFGGGIIPDADLQPLAELGVHKIFTPGATTTEIVEWVRGNVGDASATA; encoded by the coding sequence ATGTCAGCCACGAGCCCTTTGAGAGTCGTCGTCGCCAAGCCGGGACTGGACGGCCATGACCGGGGCGCGAAAGTGGTCGCCCGGGCGCTCCGCGATGCCGGTATGGAGGTCATCTACACCGGGCTGCACCAGACGCCCGAGCAGATCGTCGAGACGGCGATCGCCGAGGACGCGGACGCGATCGGCATGTCCGTGCTGTCCGGCGCGCACATGACCCTGTTCAAGAAGGTCCGCGAGCTGCTCACCGAGCGGGACGCGGACGACATCGTGGTGTTCGGCGGCGGGATCATCCCGGACGCCGACCTGCAGCCGCTGGCCGAGCTCGGCGTGCACAAGATCTTCACTCCCGGCGCGACCACCACCGAGATCGTCGAGTGGGTCCGTGGCAACGTGGGCGACGCCTCAGCCACCGCCTGA
- a CDS encoding ABC transporter substrate-binding protein, translated as MALGVAGSLVLLASACGGDDGSSGGSSGGAGALEGRGPITFATGKDTSGFLPKQVAAWNSQHPTEKVEIKELPEDADAQRQQMVQNAQNKSDAFSVLNMDVVWTSEFAANQWITQIPEDKVPDLGKLIPATVETAKYRDKLYAVPITSDGGLLYYRSDLLTKAGVEAPKTWDEMLAACLKVQALPEAKGMSCYAGQFEKYEGLTVNFSEAINSAGGVIVDKDGKPNVDTPEALAGLQELTKGFSTGAIPKAAVTYKEEESRRAFQEGKLLFLRNWPYVYALAGKTDGSSKIAGKFGVAPLPGKTGPGVSSLGGHDYAISQFAKNKATAVDFINFMASEERQKANIQGTSQAPTYASLYDDPELTKAFPYLAPLKASILGAQPRPRVVKYGDVTAAIQTAAYDALKNGKDPKQALSELQTKLSTLITQ; from the coding sequence GTGGCCTTGGGCGTCGCGGGCAGCCTGGTGTTGCTCGCGTCCGCGTGTGGCGGTGACGACGGGAGCAGCGGTGGCTCGTCCGGGGGCGCGGGCGCACTGGAGGGGCGCGGCCCGATCACCTTTGCCACCGGCAAGGACACCTCGGGATTCCTGCCGAAGCAGGTCGCGGCATGGAACTCGCAGCACCCGACCGAGAAGGTCGAGATCAAGGAACTGCCAGAAGACGCCGACGCGCAGCGCCAGCAGATGGTGCAGAACGCGCAGAACAAGTCGGACGCCTTCAGCGTTCTCAACATGGACGTCGTCTGGACGTCGGAGTTCGCGGCCAACCAGTGGATCACCCAGATCCCCGAGGACAAGGTCCCGGACCTGGGGAAGTTGATCCCGGCAACGGTCGAGACCGCGAAGTACCGCGACAAGCTGTACGCGGTGCCGATCACCTCCGACGGCGGACTGCTCTACTACCGGTCCGACCTGCTCACCAAGGCCGGCGTCGAGGCGCCGAAGACCTGGGACGAGATGCTGGCCGCCTGCCTCAAGGTCCAGGCGCTGCCTGAGGCCAAGGGGATGAGCTGCTACGCGGGCCAGTTCGAGAAGTACGAAGGCCTGACGGTGAACTTCTCCGAGGCGATCAACTCGGCGGGCGGTGTGATCGTCGACAAGGACGGCAAGCCGAACGTCGACACCCCGGAGGCACTGGCCGGACTGCAGGAGCTGACCAAGGGCTTCTCCACCGGCGCCATCCCGAAGGCCGCGGTCACCTACAAGGAAGAGGAGAGCCGCCGCGCTTTCCAGGAGGGCAAGCTGCTCTTCCTGCGCAACTGGCCGTACGTCTACGCGCTGGCCGGCAAGACCGACGGCTCGTCGAAGATCGCCGGCAAGTTCGGTGTCGCTCCGCTGCCGGGTAAGACCGGTCCGGGCGTCTCCTCGCTGGGTGGCCACGACTACGCGATCAGCCAGTTCGCCAAGAACAAGGCGACCGCGGTGGACTTCATCAACTTCATGGCCAGTGAAGAGCGCCAGAAGGCGAACATCCAGGGCACCTCGCAGGCACCGACGTACGCGTCCCTGTACGACGACCCCGAGCTGACCAAGGCGTTCCCGTACCTGGCTCCGCTGAAGGCCTCGATCCTCGGTGCGCAGCCGCGGCCGCGGGTGGTCAAGTACGGCGACGTGACGGCGGCGATCCAGACGGCGGCGTACGACGCGCTGAAGAACGGCAAGGATCCCAAGCAGGCCCTTTCCGAACTGCAGACCAAGCTGAGCACACTCATCACTCAGTGA
- a CDS encoding carbohydrate ABC transporter permease translates to MSESAPVNNRTESKAGKRVTSFNEGTGRLAAILLSPTLIVLALVVLYPIVSALRESLYTSGQRLDANGFIVKGSTFVGLDNYSAIFHGDTADRFWTAFYNTTFFTVVCVVLETVLGVAMALIMHKAFRGRSVVRAAILVPWAIPTVVSALLWKWIFQADGIANTLLGSQILWSTDGWQAKLSIIVADTWKTAPFIGLLVLAGLQTIPAEVYEAAKVDGASVLQTFRRITLPLVKPALLVAVLFRILDTLRIFDLPFVLVGPHKPSVETLSMLGYDEAFNTRYGPAAAYATVLFVYVAAVAYVFVKLLGADVIGEARAKKPGGGGRAQRKRDAALPAPAVGVTSVGGGM, encoded by the coding sequence ATGAGTGAGTCCGCCCCGGTCAACAACAGGACGGAATCCAAGGCCGGTAAGAGGGTCACCAGTTTCAACGAGGGCACCGGTCGGCTGGCGGCGATCCTGCTCTCACCGACATTGATCGTGCTGGCACTGGTCGTGCTCTACCCGATCGTGTCGGCGCTCCGCGAGTCGCTGTACACCAGTGGTCAGCGCCTCGACGCGAACGGCTTCATCGTCAAGGGTTCGACCTTCGTCGGGCTCGACAACTACTCGGCGATCTTCCACGGCGACACCGCCGACCGGTTCTGGACCGCCTTCTACAACACGACGTTCTTCACCGTCGTCTGCGTCGTTCTCGAGACGGTGCTGGGCGTCGCGATGGCGCTCATCATGCACAAGGCGTTCCGGGGCCGGTCCGTCGTCCGGGCCGCGATCCTGGTGCCGTGGGCGATCCCGACCGTGGTGTCGGCGCTGCTGTGGAAGTGGATCTTCCAGGCCGACGGCATCGCGAACACCTTGCTCGGATCACAGATCCTGTGGTCGACCGACGGCTGGCAGGCCAAGCTGTCGATCATCGTGGCCGATACCTGGAAGACGGCACCCTTCATCGGGCTGCTGGTGCTCGCCGGTCTGCAGACCATCCCGGCCGAGGTCTACGAGGCGGCCAAGGTGGACGGGGCGAGCGTCCTTCAGACGTTCCGCCGGATCACGTTGCCGCTGGTGAAACCGGCACTGCTGGTGGCAGTGCTGTTCCGCATCCTCGACACGCTGCGGATCTTCGACCTGCCGTTCGTCCTGGTCGGGCCGCACAAGCCTTCGGTGGAGACGTTGTCGATGCTCGGGTACGACGAAGCGTTCAACACCAGATACGGGCCGGCGGCGGCGTACGCGACTGTGCTGTTCGTGTACGTCGCGGCGGTGGCCTACGTGTTCGTGAAACTGCTCGGCGCCGACGTGATCGGCGAGGCCCGGGCGAAGAAACCGGGCGGAGGCGGTCGCGCGCAGCGTAAGCGAGATGCGGCGCTGCCCGCTCCGGCCGTCGGCGTTACCAGCGTGGGAGGTGGAATGTAA
- a CDS encoding carbohydrate ABC transporter permease — protein sequence MKVKPLPAEAIKAAEASPWRRWAPLVGVALIVIYCLAPFYWMVVSAFRRPSDQFSNAVIPAPFSFQNFKDVFGAGNGFGRGLLNSLLVAGTVTILTLLIGMVAAYTLARLDFKFKNAVLAIIITTSMFPGISLVIPLLKLFINIKWINTYQAMIVPSLSFALPLAVWNLTAFFRQMPRELEQAAMVDGCTPAQAFRKVIIPLAAPGVFTTAIITFIAAWNEFLIALSMTNKKSVQTANVIISQFVGTTGRDQPFGSQMAAGVVVTIPLVIAVLIFQRRIVAGLTAGGVK from the coding sequence ATGAAGGTGAAGCCGTTGCCGGCCGAGGCGATCAAGGCTGCTGAGGCGAGTCCCTGGCGTCGGTGGGCGCCGCTGGTCGGCGTGGCACTGATCGTCATCTACTGCCTGGCGCCGTTCTACTGGATGGTCGTCTCGGCCTTCCGGCGGCCGAGTGACCAGTTCTCCAACGCCGTCATCCCGGCACCGTTCTCGTTCCAGAACTTCAAGGACGTGTTCGGGGCCGGCAACGGGTTCGGCCGGGGCCTGCTGAACAGCCTGCTGGTGGCCGGCACCGTGACGATCCTGACCCTGCTGATCGGCATGGTCGCGGCGTACACGCTGGCCCGGCTGGACTTCAAGTTCAAGAACGCGGTGCTGGCGATCATCATCACCACCTCGATGTTCCCCGGCATCTCGCTGGTGATCCCGTTGCTGAAGCTGTTCATCAACATCAAGTGGATCAACACCTACCAGGCGATGATCGTGCCCAGCCTGTCGTTCGCGCTGCCGTTGGCGGTGTGGAACCTGACCGCGTTCTTCCGGCAGATGCCGCGGGAACTCGAGCAGGCGGCGATGGTCGACGGCTGTACGCCGGCGCAGGCGTTCCGCAAGGTGATCATCCCGCTGGCGGCACCGGGTGTGTTCACCACCGCGATCATCACCTTCATCGCGGCCTGGAACGAGTTCCTGATCGCGCTGAGCATGACCAACAAGAAGTCGGTCCAGACGGCGAACGTGATCATCTCGCAGTTCGTCGGCACGACCGGCCGGGACCAGCCCTTCGGCAGCCAGATGGCAGCCGGTGTGGTGGTCACGATTCCCCTCGTGATCGCGGTGCTGATCTTCCAGCGCCGCATCGTGGCCGGGCTGACCGCCGGAGGTGTGAAGTGA
- a CDS encoding glycoside hydrolase family 13 protein, whose amino-acid sequence MTEQASRPVDDWWRSAVVYQVYPRSFADADGDGTGDVNGIRARLPYLADLGIDAIWISPWYPSPLLDGGYDVSDYRDINPEFGTLADADALIAEAHALGIRILIDLVPNHCSWEHPWFKAALAAGKGSKERELFWFRDGKEGGLPPTNWPAAFGGPAWQQIDDGQWYLHLFDISQPDWNWDHPDVIAEFDSILRFWFDRGIDGFRIDVADSMAKDATLPDVPLHDGEPTRDKYVGNPFYDQPGVHTIHQRWRAIADEYADTPEGPRVFVAEAWLSPAERLAQYVRPHELHSAFNFDVLRSTWDAKELREVIDYTTESLWAVGAPATWVLSNHDTIRHRTRYGRAKRDALEGAGVVPVDLALGLRRARAAALLELALPGGAYIYQGDELGLPEVEDLPEEVLDDPTWERSGHTVRGRDGCRVPIPWSGSEPPYGFGTGDGQPWLPQPADWAALTAEAEAADPESHLALYKAALRIRHDQEALGEGRLTWDQEAAEGVLSFTRDPGFRCVVNLSGEAIDLPAHSEVLLASESLTDNKLPVDATAWLKV is encoded by the coding sequence ATGACAGAACAAGCGAGCAGACCAGTTGACGACTGGTGGCGCAGCGCCGTCGTGTACCAGGTGTACCCGCGGTCGTTCGCCGACGCGGACGGTGACGGTACCGGCGATGTGAACGGGATCCGGGCCCGGCTGCCGTATCTGGCCGATCTCGGCATCGACGCGATCTGGATCAGTCCGTGGTACCCGTCCCCGCTGCTCGACGGCGGCTACGACGTGTCCGACTACCGCGACATCAACCCGGAGTTCGGCACGCTGGCCGACGCCGACGCGCTGATCGCGGAGGCGCACGCGCTCGGGATCCGGATCCTGATCGACCTCGTGCCGAACCACTGCTCCTGGGAGCACCCGTGGTTCAAGGCCGCGCTGGCGGCCGGCAAGGGCTCGAAGGAGCGGGAGCTGTTCTGGTTCCGCGACGGCAAGGAGGGTGGGCTGCCGCCGACCAACTGGCCGGCCGCGTTCGGTGGTCCCGCCTGGCAGCAGATCGACGACGGTCAGTGGTACCTGCACCTGTTCGACATCTCCCAGCCGGACTGGAACTGGGACCATCCCGACGTGATCGCGGAGTTCGACTCGATCCTGCGGTTCTGGTTCGACCGCGGCATCGACGGCTTCCGGATCGACGTGGCCGACTCGATGGCCAAGGACGCGACGCTGCCCGACGTACCGCTGCATGACGGTGAGCCGACCAGGGACAAGTACGTCGGCAACCCGTTCTACGACCAGCCCGGCGTGCACACGATCCACCAGCGCTGGCGCGCGATCGCCGACGAGTACGCCGATACGCCGGAAGGCCCGCGGGTGTTCGTCGCCGAAGCCTGGTTGTCGCCGGCCGAGCGACTGGCGCAGTACGTCCGTCCGCACGAGCTGCACTCCGCCTTCAACTTCGACGTACTGCGTAGTACGTGGGACGCGAAGGAACTGCGCGAGGTGATCGACTACACCACCGAGAGCCTGTGGGCGGTGGGTGCGCCGGCGACGTGGGTGCTGAGCAACCACGACACGATCCGGCACCGCACCCGGTACGGACGGGCCAAGCGGGATGCGCTGGAAGGAGCCGGTGTAGTACCGGTGGACCTGGCTCTGGGGCTGCGGCGGGCCCGCGCGGCCGCACTACTCGAACTGGCTCTGCCTGGTGGCGCGTACATCTACCAGGGTGATGAGCTCGGCCTGCCCGAGGTGGAGGACCTGCCCGAAGAGGTCCTGGACGACCCGACCTGGGAGCGCTCCGGCCACACCGTGCGCGGTCGCGATGGTTGCCGGGTGCCCATTCCGTGGAGCGGCAGCGAGCCGCCGTACGGGTTCGGAACTGGCGACGGACAGCCGTGGCTGCCGCAGCCGGCCGACTGGGCCGCGCTGACCGCCGAGGCCGAGGCTGCTGACCCGGAGAGCCACCTGGCCCTCTACAAGGCAGCCCTGCGCATCCGCCACGACCAGGAGGCCCTCGGCGAAGGCAGGCTGACGTGGGACCAGGAAGCCGCCGAGGGTGTGCTGTCGTTCACCCGCGATCCCGGCTTCCGCTGCGTGGTCAACCTCAGCGGCGAAGCGATCGACCTCCCCGCCCACTCCGAGGTGCTGCTGGCCAGCGAATCCCTGACCGACAACAAGCTCCCCGTGGACGCCACGGCCTGGCTCAAGGTCTGA
- the sucC gene encoding ADP-forming succinate--CoA ligase subunit beta translates to MDLMEYQAKTVFAKHGVRTTVGEVVTTPEEARAAAEKIGGKVVVKAQVLTGGRGKAGGVKLASSPDEAEEHARAILGLDIKGHVVRTLNIVPAAAIAEEYYFSFLIDRANRNYLCIASAAGGMEIEEVAHTNPDAVAKISIDPAAGVDEAKAREIAEAAGYPADVLDAAAVEIAKLYQVFVTEDASLVEVNPLVKLADGSMEALDGKVTLDENADFRHPEHASFADSSAEDPLEAKAKAKGLNYVKLDGSVGIIGNGAGLVMSTLDVVAYAGEEFGGVKPANFLDIGGGASAEVMANGLEIIISDPQVESVFVNVFGGITACDAVANGIVQAFELLAARDEHVSKPLVVRLDGNNAEEGRQILDNAGLAGLERVDTMDGAAKRAAELAAK, encoded by the coding sequence GTGGATCTGATGGAGTACCAGGCGAAGACTGTCTTCGCCAAGCACGGTGTGCGGACGACCGTCGGTGAGGTCGTCACCACGCCGGAGGAAGCCCGCGCCGCAGCCGAGAAGATCGGCGGCAAGGTGGTCGTCAAGGCCCAGGTGCTGACCGGTGGCCGTGGAAAGGCAGGCGGCGTCAAGCTGGCCTCCTCGCCCGACGAGGCCGAAGAGCACGCGCGAGCCATCCTTGGATTGGACATCAAGGGCCACGTCGTCCGGACGCTGAACATCGTCCCGGCCGCCGCGATCGCCGAGGAGTACTACTTCTCCTTCCTGATCGACCGGGCCAACCGCAACTACCTCTGCATCGCCTCCGCAGCCGGCGGGATGGAGATCGAGGAGGTCGCGCACACGAACCCGGACGCGGTCGCCAAGATCTCGATCGACCCGGCCGCCGGTGTCGACGAGGCCAAGGCCCGCGAGATCGCCGAGGCGGCCGGCTACCCGGCCGACGTCCTCGACGCGGCGGCGGTCGAGATCGCCAAGCTGTACCAGGTCTTCGTCACCGAGGACGCCTCGCTGGTCGAGGTGAACCCGCTGGTCAAGCTGGCCGACGGCTCGATGGAGGCGCTCGACGGCAAGGTCACGCTGGACGAGAACGCGGACTTCCGGCACCCGGAGCACGCCTCCTTCGCGGACAGCTCGGCCGAGGACCCGCTGGAGGCGAAGGCCAAGGCCAAGGGCCTCAACTACGTGAAGCTCGACGGTTCCGTCGGCATCATCGGCAACGGCGCCGGCCTGGTCATGTCGACCCTCGACGTGGTCGCGTACGCCGGTGAGGAGTTCGGTGGGGTCAAGCCCGCGAACTTCCTCGACATCGGCGGCGGCGCGTCCGCCGAGGTGATGGCGAACGGGCTGGAGATCATCATCTCCGACCCGCAGGTGGAGAGCGTCTTCGTCAACGTCTTCGGCGGCATCACCGCCTGTGACGCGGTCGCGAACGGCATCGTGCAGGCCTTCGAGTTGCTGGCCGCCCGCGACGAGCACGTGAGCAAGCCGCTGGTCGTCCGGCTGGACGGCAACAACGCCGAGGAGGGTCGCCAGATCCTCGACAACGCCGGTCTGGCCGGCCTCGAGCGCGTGGACACGATGGACGGTGCGGCCAAGCGGGCCGCCGAGCTGGCAGCGAAGTAA
- the sucD gene encoding succinate--CoA ligase subunit alpha, whose protein sequence is MSIFLTKDSKVIVQGMTGSEGTKHTTRMLASGTNIVGGVTPGKGGQSVEFDGKAIAVFGSVAEAVKETGADVSVVFVPPKFTKGAVFEAIDAGVALVVVITEGVPVHDTAAFFAHAQASGTTRIIGPNCPGIISPGESNVGIIPASIAGAGRIGLVSKSGTLTYQMMYELRDFGFSSAIGIGGDPIIGTTHIDALQAFQDDPDTDAIVMIGEIGGDAEERAAAFIKENVTKPVVGYVAGFTAPEGKTMGHAGAIVSGSSGTAAAKQEALEAVGVKVGKTPSETANLMRDIMRDLNK, encoded by the coding sequence ATGTCGATCTTCCTCACCAAGGACAGCAAGGTCATCGTCCAGGGCATGACCGGCTCCGAGGGCACCAAGCACACCACCCGGATGCTTGCCTCCGGCACCAACATCGTCGGCGGCGTGACGCCCGGCAAGGGCGGCCAGTCAGTCGAATTCGACGGTAAGGCGATCGCCGTCTTCGGCTCGGTCGCCGAGGCCGTCAAGGAGACCGGCGCGGACGTGTCGGTCGTCTTCGTGCCGCCGAAGTTCACCAAGGGCGCGGTCTTCGAAGCCATCGACGCCGGCGTCGCGCTGGTCGTCGTGATCACCGAAGGCGTCCCGGTGCACGACACCGCGGCGTTCTTCGCGCACGCCCAGGCGTCCGGCACGACCCGGATCATCGGGCCGAACTGCCCCGGCATCATCAGCCCGGGCGAGTCCAACGTCGGCATCATCCCGGCCAGCATCGCGGGCGCCGGCCGGATCGGCCTGGTCTCCAAGTCGGGCACGCTGACCTACCAGATGATGTACGAGCTGCGGGACTTCGGTTTCTCCAGCGCGATCGGCATCGGTGGCGACCCGATCATCGGGACGACCCACATCGACGCGCTGCAGGCGTTCCAGGACGACCCGGACACCGACGCGATCGTGATGATCGGTGAGATCGGTGGCGACGCCGAGGAGCGGGCGGCCGCGTTCATCAAGGAGAACGTGACCAAGCCGGTCGTCGGGTACGTCGCGGGCTTCACCGCGCCGGAGGGCAAGACGATGGGCCACGCCGGCGCGATCGTCTCCGGCTCGTCCGGTACGGCGGCCGCGAAGCAGGAGGCACTCGAGGCCGTCGGCGTCAAGGTCGGCAAGACGCCGTCCGAGACCGCCAACCTGATGCGCGACATCATGCGGGACCTGAACAAGTAG